The Enterobacter oligotrophicus sequence ACGGCAGTTCGACCACGGTGAATTGCCAGTGCGCCACGCAGATCGGCTCATGCAGTTTGAACAGGCAAATAGGGCGACCATTAATGATGTTCTCCGAAAGCAGCGCGCCGCACTGTTCAAACCCACGACGCCAGCGTTCTGCGGTCGCGTTCTGATGGCAGCGCAACGAAATGTGATCGGCTTCTAATGGCGCAATATCCAGACCGAGGCGGGTGGCAAGTTCTGTGAACGCCTGGGTGAAGCGCGGTAAATCTGCGGAAATATCATGCAGTTCGTCAATGGATTGCCAGTTCGCCATAAATCAGTCTCTTATCGTGTCGCAAAGCCGCTAATTTACTCTGTTAGCCCCTTTCGACCAACCGCAGAATCAGAGTTTTGCTGACTGCATGATTATGCACACCTTCTTAGCCTGGATTCTGAGCAATCTTCGGCCCCTGCATTGCTGACGCCAGAGGGCATTTGCAGTATACTCCCGCCCTAAATTCTTTAACTGGCGCGGGTGGTTATTAACCCGCATCAAAAACGTAAGGTATCCAGGTGAATATTCAGGCTCTTCTCTCAGAAAAAGTCAGTCAGGCACTGATTGCCGCAGGTGCGCCTGCGGATTGCGAACCACAGGTTCGTCAGTCAGCAAAAGTACAGTTTGGCGACTATCAGGCTAATGGCGTGATGGCAGTGGCTAAAAAACTGGGCATGCCACCGCGACAACTCGCTGAGCAGGTACTGACGCATCTGGATCTCACCGGCATTGCCAGCAAA is a genomic window containing:
- a CDS encoding VOC family protein; this encodes MANWQSIDELHDISADLPRFTQAFTELATRLGLDIAPLEADHISLRCHQNATAERWRRGFEQCGALLSENIINGRPICLFKLHEPICVAHWQFTVVELPWPGEKRYPHEGWEHIEIVLPGEPETLNARALALLSDEGLSKPGIFVKTSSPKGERERLPNPTLAVTDGQVTVKFHPWTIEQIVASEA